A region of Kineococcus rhizosphaerae DNA encodes the following proteins:
- a CDS encoding lipopolysaccharide biosynthesis protein — translation MTPGATSTPSTAGPPRDRSIPPGLQRILRISASLVTTQAATSVLGLLFWAIASRGFTREEFGVANAAVSAMGLLGALGTLGLGTLLISLLPGTEQGVRRVTVRTALAVSGVAGTLLAVVVPFVAVHLLGLGNLSPIAGSPGHAALFAVGTGLAALALVLDQAVLVIGSGNLQLERNVTASATKVVVLLGLAAAGATDGMAVFAAWAVGTLVSLPVVAHRTRGGRPLQRHRRLVDLSSMRGLGRRALSHHALNTTLQSPLMLLPVIVTATVSAAANAPFGAALQLTGFVFALPYALSVGLFAAAEGDDGEVLRRMRVTLPLGLGVSLAANLALWPLAPYVLRVFGASYAEDGADVLRILVLAGLPFVVKDHFVALRRVQGRTGSATLVLVVCTAAELVAALIGAHLGGVEGLSAAWVLVLVLEAVLLAVPLVRARRRFVTRTREQELAGPDGGGREHRPEGAGARADEDGARDGTRSGDGDRSGDGGQVRTSGGDDVVDVLEQEPAVASVVDPAPSRRGSRGLGPALLAIALGLLAMALAAGRARTTGDDGGLTQLLWEAGLVLIVAPAALLATWPRTSGTVRVWTAVTAAVALQLSRVVLYPTRFMFHDELLHANLLRQISDTGQLFGVNPLLPITAYYPGLEVATDGVGDLTGLSQHTSAVLLLLAARVVLSLAIVAVVTRLTRSHRAGAVAVVVYACNPQMLFFNSQFSYQTLALPLAVLTVALFASRRRGSLRGLLLPLAALGAVVITHHVTAVLLLVALAVWTVVDALLARVRRRAAGGSEQVGGVVAVPPGSDARALAVMTLVGAVCFAATLLNPGNTLGSYLGSIVTSSSSDLGAFFEGRQTKALFANTAGVGPAWWEQGLLLGGLVITAAALVPSLWAARAWVRVRVPLAVVLVLTAVLWPLVPGGHVARATSEVGDRAAGFVFLGVGFVVAWWLVRRAASRRAAGLFGAAATVAFLGGVVLGSGTVSAQLPGPFLVSADARSVDADNIAAADWMGRTLPPETRVYADRVSGLLVAADGGMFTVRHISTGIDASRLILDPEFGQDDVDLIRRAGIRYLVVDRRDANGLPNQGVYIESGEFGGQDRTAPVPAAALQKFDDVPGVDRVYDNGAIAVYDLSELSR, via the coding sequence ATGACCCCGGGAGCGACCAGCACCCCGAGCACGGCAGGTCCGCCCCGCGACCGCAGCATCCCGCCCGGCCTGCAGCGCATCCTGCGCATCTCGGCCTCCCTCGTCACCACGCAGGCCGCCACCAGCGTCCTGGGCCTGCTCTTCTGGGCCATCGCCTCCCGCGGGTTCACCCGGGAGGAGTTCGGGGTCGCGAACGCCGCCGTCTCCGCGATGGGCCTGCTCGGGGCCCTCGGGACGCTGGGGCTGGGCACCCTGCTGATCTCCCTGCTGCCGGGCACCGAGCAGGGGGTGCGCCGCGTGACCGTCCGCACCGCGCTGGCCGTGTCCGGCGTCGCCGGCACGCTGCTGGCCGTCGTGGTCCCCTTCGTCGCCGTGCACCTCCTGGGGCTGGGCAACCTGAGTCCCATCGCGGGCTCACCCGGGCACGCGGCCCTGTTCGCCGTCGGCACCGGCCTCGCCGCCCTGGCCCTGGTGCTGGACCAGGCCGTGTTGGTCATCGGGTCGGGCAACCTGCAGCTGGAACGCAACGTCACGGCGAGCGCCACGAAGGTCGTCGTCCTGCTGGGGCTCGCGGCCGCCGGCGCCACCGACGGGATGGCCGTCTTCGCCGCCTGGGCCGTCGGGACGCTGGTCTCGTTGCCCGTCGTGGCCCACCGGACCCGCGGGGGCCGCCCGCTGCAGCGCCACCGTCGCCTGGTCGACCTGTCCTCGATGCGCGGCCTGGGCCGGCGGGCGCTGAGCCACCACGCGCTGAACACCACGCTGCAGAGCCCGTTGATGCTCCTGCCGGTCATCGTCACCGCGACGGTGTCCGCCGCGGCGAACGCGCCGTTCGGTGCCGCGCTGCAGCTGACCGGTTTCGTCTTCGCCCTGCCCTACGCGCTGTCCGTGGGGCTCTTCGCCGCGGCCGAGGGCGACGACGGCGAGGTCCTGCGGCGAATGCGGGTGACCCTGCCCCTGGGGCTCGGCGTGAGCCTGGCCGCCAACCTGGCGTTGTGGCCCCTGGCCCCGTACGTGCTGCGGGTGTTCGGCGCCTCCTACGCCGAGGACGGTGCCGACGTCCTGCGGATCCTCGTCCTGGCCGGGTTGCCCTTCGTCGTCAAGGACCACTTCGTCGCGTTGCGCCGGGTGCAGGGCCGCACCGGCAGCGCGACGCTCGTGCTGGTCGTCTGCACCGCCGCCGAGCTGGTGGCCGCACTCATCGGGGCCCACCTCGGCGGCGTCGAGGGCCTGAGCGCCGCCTGGGTCCTCGTGCTGGTCCTGGAGGCGGTGCTGCTCGCGGTCCCGCTCGTGCGGGCGCGGCGCCGGTTCGTCACCCGGACCCGCGAGCAGGAGCTCGCCGGTCCCGACGGCGGCGGACGCGAGCACCGGCCCGAGGGCGCCGGCGCGCGAGCGGACGAGGACGGGGCTCGGGACGGGACGAGGTCGGGGGACGGCGACCGGAGCGGCGACGGCGGACAGGTGCGGACGAGCGGGGGGGACGACGTGGTGGACGTGCTCGAGCAGGAGCCGGCGGTCGCCTCCGTCGTCGACCCGGCGCCGTCGCGACGCGGTTCGCGGGGCCTGGGACCGGCCCTGCTGGCGATCGCCCTGGGCCTGCTCGCCATGGCCCTGGCGGCCGGGCGGGCGCGCACCACGGGCGACGACGGCGGCCTCACCCAGCTGCTCTGGGAGGCCGGGCTGGTCCTGATCGTCGCCCCCGCGGCCCTCTTGGCGACCTGGCCGCGCACCAGTGGGACCGTGCGCGTCTGGACGGCGGTGACCGCGGCCGTCGCGCTCCAGCTCAGCCGGGTCGTGCTGTACCCGACGCGCTTCATGTTCCACGACGAGCTGCTGCACGCGAACCTGCTGCGGCAGATCTCCGACACGGGTCAGCTCTTCGGGGTCAACCCCCTGCTGCCCATCACGGCCTACTACCCCGGCCTGGAGGTGGCCACCGACGGCGTCGGCGACCTGACGGGCCTGTCCCAGCACACCAGCGCCGTGCTGCTGCTGCTGGCCGCCCGGGTCGTCCTGAGCCTGGCGATCGTGGCGGTCGTGACCCGGCTGACCCGCTCGCACCGGGCGGGTGCCGTGGCCGTCGTCGTCTACGCCTGCAACCCGCAGATGCTCTTCTTCAACTCCCAGTTCAGCTACCAGACCCTGGCCCTGCCGCTGGCGGTGCTGACCGTGGCGCTCTTCGCCTCGCGGCGGCGGGGATCGCTGCGGGGTCTGCTGCTCCCGCTCGCCGCGCTCGGCGCGGTCGTCATCACCCACCACGTGACCGCGGTCCTGCTGCTCGTCGCGCTGGCCGTCTGGACCGTCGTCGACGCCCTCCTGGCCCGGGTGCGTCGCCGCGCGGCCGGCGGGTCCGAGCAGGTCGGGGGGGTGGTGGCCGTGCCGCCGGGCAGCGACGCGCGGGCCCTGGCGGTCATGACGCTCGTCGGTGCCGTCTGCTTCGCCGCGACGCTGCTCAACCCCGGCAACACCCTGGGCAGCTACCTCGGCTCCATCGTCACCAGCTCCTCCAGCGACCTCGGCGCCTTCTTCGAGGGCCGCCAGACCAAGGCGCTGTTCGCGAACACCGCCGGCGTCGGCCCGGCCTGGTGGGAGCAGGGGCTGCTGCTCGGCGGGCTGGTCATCACCGCGGCGGCCCTCGTCCCCTCCCTCTGGGCGGCCAGGGCGTGGGTCCGGGTCCGCGTCCCCCTGGCCGTCGTCCTGGTGCTGACGGCCGTGCTGTGGCCCCTCGTGCCCGGCGGCCACGTCGCGCGGGCGACCTCGGAGGTCGGGGACCGGGCCGCGGGCTTCGTGTTCCTCGGCGTCGGCTTCGTCGTGGCCTGGTGGCTGGTGCGCCGCGCGGCGTCCCGGCGGGCCGCGGGCCTGTTCGGGGCGGCCGCCACGGTGGCGTTCCTCGGGGGCGTGGTCCTGGGGTCGGGGACGGTCAGCGCGCAGCTGCCCGGTCCGTTCCTCGTCTCCGCCGACGCCCGCAGCGTCGACGCGGACAACATCGCCGCCGCCGACTGGATGGGCCGGACCCTGCCGCCGGAGACCCGGGTCTACGCCGACCGCGTCAGCGGCCTGCTCGTGGCGGCCGACGGCGGGATGTTCACGGTCCGGCACATCAGCACCGGCATCGACGCCTCCCGCCTGATCCTCGACCCGGAGTTCGGCCAGGACGACGTCGACCTCATCCGCCGGGCCGGCATCCGCTACCTCGTCGTGGACCGCCGGGACGCCAACGGGCTGCCCAACCAGGGCGTCTACATCGAGAGCGGTGAGTTCGGGGGCCAGGACCGGACCGCGCCCGTCCCGGCGGCCGCGCTGCAGAAGTTCGACGACGTCCCCGGCGTCGACCGCGTCTACGACAACGGCGCCATCGCCGTCTACGACCTTTCGGAGCTGTCCCGGTGA
- a CDS encoding acetoin utilization protein AcuC — protein sequence MAPVRLDLTARLCEQLGLFERPGVRVVGAEPADDELLATVHDRAYVEAVKAASADPRQAQAVFGLGTEDDPAFPGMHEAAARIVGGSVDLGRALVAGRAQHGVNFCGGMHHAKPGCASGFCVYNDAAAAIVAMLRDGAERIVYVDLDCHHGDGTEAVFWDDPRVLTVSVHESGTTLFPGTGFADELGGPRALGGAVNLALPARTGDAGWLRAVHAVVPQLVRSFAPDVLVTQHGCDTHALDPLGHLQVSVDAQRVAAASMHALAHEAAAGRWLALGGGGYEVVDVVPRTWAHLVAEASQQPLDPSTPLPAAWREHVRATFGRDAPSAMTDGEPATFAGWESGYDPDDAVDRAILATRRAAFPLHGLDPDFD from the coding sequence ATGGCCCCGGTCCGGCTGGACCTGACGGCGCGGCTGTGCGAGCAGCTCGGGCTGTTCGAGCGCCCCGGGGTGCGCGTCGTGGGTGCCGAACCGGCCGACGACGAGCTCCTGGCGACCGTCCACGACCGCGCGTACGTGGAGGCCGTCAAGGCGGCCTCGGCCGATCCGCGGCAGGCGCAGGCGGTCTTCGGGCTCGGCACCGAGGACGACCCGGCGTTCCCGGGGATGCACGAGGCCGCGGCCCGGATCGTGGGCGGCTCGGTGGACCTGGGGCGCGCGCTCGTGGCGGGCCGCGCGCAGCACGGCGTGAACTTCTGCGGCGGGATGCACCACGCCAAGCCGGGCTGCGCGAGCGGGTTCTGCGTCTACAACGACGCGGCCGCGGCCATCGTGGCGATGCTGCGCGACGGCGCGGAGCGGATCGTGTACGTGGACCTGGACTGCCACCACGGCGACGGCACGGAGGCGGTGTTCTGGGACGACCCGCGGGTGCTGACGGTCAGCGTCCACGAGTCGGGCACGACGCTGTTCCCGGGGACGGGCTTCGCCGACGAGCTCGGCGGCCCGCGGGCCCTGGGCGGTGCGGTGAACCTGGCGCTGCCGGCGCGCACGGGCGACGCGGGGTGGCTGCGCGCGGTGCACGCCGTCGTCCCGCAGCTCGTGCGCTCCTTCGCCCCCGACGTGCTGGTGACGCAGCACGGGTGCGACACCCACGCCCTGGACCCGTTGGGGCACCTGCAGGTCTCCGTCGACGCGCAGCGGGTGGCGGCGGCGTCGATGCACGCGCTGGCGCACGAGGCGGCGGCCGGGCGGTGGCTGGCCCTGGGCGGGGGCGGGTACGAGGTCGTCGACGTGGTGCCGCGGACGTGGGCGCACCTGGTCGCGGAGGCGTCGCAGCAGCCGCTGGACCCCTCGACGCCGCTGCCGGCGGCGTGGCGCGAGCACGTGCGCGCGACGTTCGGCCGGGACGCGCCGTCGGCGATGACGGACGGTGAACCCGCGACGTTCGCGGGGTGGGAGTCCGGGTACGACCCGGACGACGCCGTGGACCGCGCGATCCTCGCGACCCGTCGCGCGGCGTTCCCGCTGCACGGTCTGGACCCGGACTTCGACTGA
- a CDS encoding glycosyltransferase family 4 protein: MSVRRPRVLHVVQRYFPEMGGLETHVAEITRRLAATGEFDVTVLATDRSGALARRDVVNGIPVLRRRSWPREGDLYLSPGLPVPVLRGAWDLVHVQGVNTLTPPVGMLAALAARTPYVLTFHSGGHSSPVRTAGRGVQYRVLAPLLRRAARLIAVSRFERSAFAAVTGLPEDRFSVIPNGGALPPSPVAVPPVPGRIVTSGRLERYKGHQRVVEALPLVRRRVPEAHVVVLGSGPYEQELRDTARRCGVADHVQFRALPPADRAAMAGELARAAVMAALSDYEAHPVGVMEALTLGLPVVGSDEAGIGDLVEDGLVRGVVRGADTATVAAALVEELTATRARGDVPHVPRALALPTWESSVEATAAVYRTVLGGGTR, from the coding sequence GTGAGCGTCCGTCGACCCCGCGTCCTGCACGTCGTGCAGCGCTACTTCCCCGAGATGGGTGGTCTGGAGACGCACGTCGCCGAGATCACCCGCCGGCTGGCGGCCACCGGGGAGTTCGACGTCACCGTGCTGGCCACCGACCGCAGCGGCGCCCTGGCCCGGCGCGACGTCGTCAACGGCATCCCGGTGCTGCGCCGCCGTTCCTGGCCCCGCGAGGGGGACCTGTACCTCTCGCCCGGCCTGCCGGTGCCGGTGCTGCGCGGCGCTTGGGACCTCGTGCACGTCCAGGGCGTCAACACGCTGACCCCGCCGGTGGGGATGCTCGCCGCGCTCGCGGCCCGCACGCCGTACGTGCTGACCTTCCACAGCGGTGGTCACTCCTCCCCGGTCCGGACCGCGGGCCGCGGGGTGCAGTACCGGGTGCTCGCCCCGCTGCTGCGCCGCGCAGCCCGCCTCATCGCGGTCAGCCGCTTCGAGCGGTCGGCCTTCGCCGCGGTGACGGGCCTGCCCGAGGACCGCTTCAGCGTCATCCCCAACGGCGGTGCCCTGCCCCCCTCGCCCGTCGCGGTGCCGCCGGTGCCGGGACGGATCGTGACCAGCGGCCGCCTCGAGCGCTACAAGGGGCACCAGCGGGTCGTCGAGGCCCTGCCCCTGGTGCGCCGCCGGGTGCCGGAGGCGCACGTCGTCGTCCTCGGCAGCGGCCCCTACGAGCAGGAGCTGCGGGACACCGCCCGCCGGTGCGGGGTCGCGGACCACGTGCAGTTCCGCGCGCTGCCCCCGGCGGACCGCGCGGCCATGGCCGGCGAGCTCGCCCGCGCCGCCGTGATGGCCGCCCTGTCCGACTACGAGGCGCACCCCGTGGGCGTCATGGAGGCGCTGACCCTGGGGCTGCCGGTGGTGGGCAGCGACGAGGCCGGCATCGGCGACCTCGTCGAGGACGGGCTGGTGCGGGGCGTGGTGCGCGGTGCCGACACCGCCACCGTGGCCGCCGCGCTCGTGGAGGAGCTGACGGCGACCCGCGCGCGCGGGGACGTGCCGCACGTCCCGCGGGCGCTGGCGCTGCCCACGTGGGAGTCCAGCGTCGAGGCCACCGCTGCGGTGTACCGGACCGTCCTGGGCGGGGGCACCCGGTGA
- a CDS encoding helix-turn-helix domain-containing protein: MPEDRPLSEVRFLTVAEVASMMRVSKMTVYRLVHNGELPAVRVGRSFRVPEDAVHEYLRQSFIDTA, translated from the coding sequence ATGCCTGAGGATCGCCCGCTGTCGGAGGTCCGGTTCCTGACCGTGGCCGAGGTCGCGTCGATGATGCGCGTGTCCAAGATGACCGTGTACCGGCTCGTGCACAACGGCGAGCTGCCCGCGGTCCGCGTCGGTCGCTCCTTCCGGGTGCCCGAGGACGCGGTGCACGAGTACCTGCGCCAGTCCTTCATCGACACCGCCTGA
- a CDS encoding cellulase family glycosylhydrolase, whose amino-acid sequence MGTRRRPHGSRPGRAGPSRRRAGIGPVAALSLLALVGAGLTSCADRADEFVQRDGREFTVDGEPFRFVGFNLYDAAASDRYSCRPASRIPPEDLQAQFRWLHDEAGVTVIRFWAYQTYTASGRDFSAVDAVLAAARATGIRVIPVLEDGPGDCSTGEPGVPLSEADQGAWFTQGYREPYGSARLSFREYAEVMARHYRDEPTIVAWMLVNEAETTARDERGRSVLVSFAGDVAGLVHSVDPNHLVTLGTQGNGAPGASGADLREVYNQSDLDFVEVHDWARYGSDTEAMPGAGSDGTLPAVDSSTCRSRTAPVACSFAIAEELGKPIVVGEAGISADDAGGRGRRAELLRAKAEAAFAAGASGYLVWHYSTAETDGYDVVRADRDPLFDVTARLARGFAGE is encoded by the coding sequence GTGGGAACGCGTCGTCGACCGCATGGCTCCCGTCCTGGACGAGCTGGCCCGTCCCGTCGCCGGGCGGGGATCGGACCCGTCGCCGCGCTGAGCCTGCTCGCGCTGGTCGGGGCCGGGCTGACGTCCTGCGCGGACCGCGCCGACGAGTTCGTGCAGCGGGACGGGCGGGAGTTCACCGTCGACGGTGAACCGTTCCGGTTCGTGGGTTTCAACCTGTACGACGCCGCCGCCAGCGACCGGTACTCCTGCCGTCCCGCCTCCCGGATCCCACCCGAGGACCTGCAGGCGCAGTTCCGCTGGCTGCACGACGAGGCGGGGGTCACCGTCATCCGGTTCTGGGCCTACCAGACGTACACCGCCTCCGGCCGCGACTTCAGCGCCGTCGACGCCGTCCTGGCCGCCGCGCGGGCCACCGGCATCCGGGTGATCCCCGTCCTGGAGGACGGGCCGGGGGACTGCAGCACGGGCGAACCGGGAGTTCCGCTGTCCGAGGCCGACCAGGGGGCCTGGTTCACCCAGGGGTACCGCGAACCGTACGGCAGCGCCCGGTTGTCGTTCCGCGAGTACGCCGAGGTCATGGCCCGGCACTACCGGGACGAACCGACCATCGTCGCGTGGATGCTCGTGAACGAGGCGGAGACCACGGCCCGCGACGAGCGCGGGCGATCGGTCCTGGTGAGTTTCGCCGGTGACGTCGCGGGGTTGGTGCACTCGGTCGACCCGAACCACCTCGTCACCCTGGGGACGCAGGGCAACGGCGCTCCCGGGGCCAGCGGCGCGGACCTGCGCGAGGTCTACAACCAGTCCGACCTCGACTTCGTGGAGGTCCACGACTGGGCCCGGTACGGGTCGGACACCGAGGCGATGCCCGGAGCCGGTTCCGACGGGACCCTGCCCGCGGTGGACTCGTCGACCTGCCGGTCCCGGACGGCACCCGTCGCGTGTTCCTTCGCCATCGCCGAAGAGCTCGGCAAACCGATCGTCGTCGGTGAGGCGGGCATCTCCGCGGACGACGCCGGCGGCCGCGGCCGGCGCGCGGAACTCCTGCGGGCCAAGGCCGAGGCCGCCTTCGCCGCGGGAGCCTCCGGGTACCTGGTGTGGCACTACAGCACGGCGGAAACGGACGGCTACGACGTCGTGCGGGCCGACCGCGACCCCTTGTTCGACGTCACCGCGCGGCTGGCCCGGGGGTTCGCGGGGGAGTGA
- a CDS encoding glycosyltransferase codes for MSPTAAAGGNRRTRVLVVGSGWRFTSGISYYTCRLANAFAERTPTSVVLMRRLVPRALYPGRSRVGSVVNDIDYSPGIDVFDGVDWYWGPSTRGLPTFLRRTSPDVVVLQWWTGAVLHSYLLLTQLVRRRGAKVVVEWHEVQDTGEARVPGVVRYVRSAMKTMLRRVDAHVVHSEYDSELLQGAYGLDPESITVIPHGPYDHVLDTTAERTGTSTAQTPLRLLFFGTIRPYKGLEDLVEAFSSLPREVAEEFRLTIVGETWEGWTGPLDAVRDSPHRDRIDLVNRYVTDAEVRTHFAAADAVVLPYRRSSSSGPLQMAMSAGLPTVVTAVGGLVEAAREYEGAVFVPPASPRELADALRGLLERRGVRYADPHSWDTSVSRFARVFRELGVPGTLDEPGGNRVTSHEQSDRHAEVTRDVVA; via the coding sequence GTGAGCCCCACCGCCGCGGCGGGCGGGAACCGCCGGACGCGGGTCCTGGTCGTCGGGTCGGGCTGGCGCTTCACCTCCGGCATCAGCTACTACACCTGCCGCCTGGCGAACGCCTTCGCCGAACGGACCCCCACCAGCGTCGTGCTCATGCGCCGGCTGGTGCCCCGGGCCCTGTACCCGGGCCGTTCACGGGTGGGCTCGGTCGTCAACGACATCGACTACTCCCCCGGGATCGACGTGTTCGACGGGGTCGACTGGTACTGGGGACCCAGCACCCGGGGGTTGCCGACGTTCCTGCGGCGCACGTCCCCCGACGTCGTCGTCCTGCAGTGGTGGACCGGCGCGGTGCTGCACTCCTACCTGCTGCTGACCCAGCTGGTGCGCCGGCGCGGCGCCAAGGTCGTCGTGGAGTGGCACGAGGTGCAGGACACCGGCGAGGCCCGCGTCCCCGGGGTCGTCCGCTACGTGCGGTCGGCGATGAAGACGATGCTGCGCCGGGTCGACGCCCACGTCGTGCACTCCGAGTACGACTCCGAACTCCTGCAGGGCGCCTACGGGCTGGATCCGGAGTCGATCACGGTCATCCCGCACGGGCCGTACGACCACGTCCTGGACACCACGGCGGAACGCACGGGGACGTCGACGGCGCAGACCCCGCTGCGGTTGCTCTTCTTCGGGACGATCCGCCCCTACAAGGGGCTCGAGGACCTCGTGGAGGCGTTCTCCTCGCTGCCGCGCGAGGTGGCCGAGGAGTTCCGGCTCACGATCGTCGGTGAGACCTGGGAGGGGTGGACCGGACCGCTGGACGCGGTGCGGGACAGTCCGCACCGCGACCGCATCGACCTCGTGAACCGGTACGTCACCGACGCGGAGGTCCGCACGCACTTCGCCGCGGCCGACGCCGTGGTGTTGCCCTACCGGCGGTCGTCCTCCTCCGGTCCGCTGCAGATGGCCATGAGCGCCGGGCTGCCCACCGTGGTGACCGCGGTCGGCGGTCTGGTCGAGGCCGCCCGGGAGTACGAGGGAGCTGTGTTCGTCCCCCCGGCGTCTCCCCGCGAACTCGCAGACGCCCTGCGCGGACTGCTCGAACGCCGGGGAGTCCGCTACGCGGACCCGCACTCGTGGGACACCTCGGTCAGCCGTTTCGCGCGCGTCTTCCGGGAACTCGGCGTGCCCGGGACCCTGGACGAACCCGGCGGGAACCGGGTCACGTCCCACGAGCAGAGCGACCGGCACGCCGAGGTCACCCGGGACGTCGTGGCCTGA
- a CDS encoding 30S ribosomal protein bS22, which yields MGSVIKKRRKRMAKKKHRKLLRRTRHQRRNKK from the coding sequence TTGGGCTCTGTCATCAAGAAGCGTCGCAAGCGCATGGCGAAGAAGAAGCACCGCAAGCTGCTCCGCCGCACGCGTCACCAGCGTCGCAACAAGAAGTGA
- a CDS encoding glycosyltransferase family 4 protein encodes MVVEVGPAPTGVAPPGGLLLASRGDALTPFLFAEIHRRYPVSGVLQTDLTQWQRLAVAAATFRPSRVQWAEQFYKSGLGHALRSRNAEALRRRSPDPLAPVLQVHALFDVAGGAGSLLYVDCTHRQSAAGWAPWNPLRGRALERWYARETAAYRSARHIFAFSSATRDSLVGEYGVEPGRVTVVWAGANGDPGRGPAREDRAPGAAPNLLFIGNDFARKGGPDLLVAFAEVRRRFPGATLRLVGTRPDVPAQPGVEVLGRIHDREHVDRLYAQADVFVLPSIFDPLPLVLLEAMDRGVPIVTTASCGIPDVVRDQVEGRLVPPNDPRALAEALVRSLADPASSSSMAATARARVREEFTWERVVDRMAPVLDELARPVAGRGSDPSPR; translated from the coding sequence GTGGTCGTGGAAGTCGGTCCCGCCCCGACCGGGGTGGCACCCCCGGGCGGTCTGCTGCTCGCGTCCCGGGGAGACGCGCTGACGCCGTTCCTGTTCGCCGAGATCCACCGTCGGTACCCCGTCTCGGGGGTTCTGCAGACCGACCTCACGCAGTGGCAGCGGCTCGCCGTGGCCGCCGCGACGTTCCGGCCCTCCCGCGTCCAGTGGGCCGAGCAGTTCTACAAGAGCGGCCTGGGTCACGCCCTGCGGTCGCGCAACGCCGAGGCCCTGCGCCGACGCTCGCCCGACCCGCTCGCCCCGGTCCTGCAGGTCCACGCCCTGTTCGACGTGGCCGGCGGAGCCGGGAGCCTGCTGTACGTCGACTGCACCCACCGCCAGTCGGCCGCCGGGTGGGCGCCCTGGAACCCCCTGCGGGGCAGAGCCCTCGAGCGCTGGTACGCCCGCGAGACGGCGGCCTACCGCAGCGCCCGGCACATCTTCGCGTTCAGTTCCGCGACGCGGGACTCCCTCGTGGGGGAGTACGGCGTGGAACCCGGCCGGGTCACCGTCGTGTGGGCCGGGGCGAACGGCGACCCGGGCCGCGGACCGGCCCGGGAGGACCGTGCGCCGGGAGCGGCGCCGAACCTGCTGTTCATCGGCAACGACTTCGCCCGCAAAGGGGGACCGGACCTGCTGGTCGCCTTCGCCGAGGTCCGCCGCCGGTTCCCCGGCGCGACGCTGCGCCTGGTCGGGACCCGTCCCGACGTCCCGGCGCAACCCGGCGTCGAGGTGCTCGGCCGCATCCACGACCGCGAGCACGTCGACCGCCTCTACGCCCAGGCCGACGTGTTCGTCCTGCCGTCGATCTTCGACCCCCTCCCGCTGGTCCTGCTCGAGGCCATGGACCGCGGGGTGCCGATCGTGACGACCGCGTCGTGCGGGATCCCGGACGTCGTCCGCGACCAGGTCGAGGGCCGCCTCGTCCCCCCGAACGACCCGCGGGCGCTCGCCGAAGCGCTCGTGCGATCCTTGGCCGACCCCGCCAGCAGTTCCTCGATGGCCGCCACGGCGCGTGCGCGGGTCCGGGAGGAGTTCACGTGGGAACGCGTCGTCGACCGCATGGCTCCCGTCCTGGACGAGCTGGCCCGTCCCGTCGCCGGGCGGGGATCGGACCCGTCGCCGCGCTGA
- a CDS encoding glycosyltransferase, with the protein MNRPLRVVHVITTLTTGGAERQLELLLDRSAAQARTLCLYEGGPVADAVRRRGHPVEVLGMEGWRKPLAVARLARRLRRLRPDVVHVHLLAAQLWGIPAARLAGVPVVVSSEHSLMADSIEGRPLTPWLRRLYRGLESLTDHTVAVSATTADRLVAWGVPRDRITVVDNGIDLDAARPREEDRRRVRAELGVDDGVTVHVVVGRLDPVKRVDEVLEALAPRLRGGGHVLLVAGAGGLRVALAARAEELGVAASVRWLGARDDVPAVLAAADVLVSASRDETFGLAVLEAVAGGLPAVFVQCPALEELGDLPDGVVRAAGGGPEALRGALDLLTARGLHRRPVPPAVVQRYDARRTAAAVDAVYEEQRARSRRGRPAPA; encoded by the coding sequence GTGAACCGCCCGCTCCGGGTCGTCCACGTCATCACCACGCTCACCACCGGGGGGGCCGAGCGGCAGCTGGAGCTCCTGCTCGACCGCTCGGCGGCGCAGGCGCGGACCCTGTGCCTGTACGAGGGGGGGCCCGTGGCCGACGCCGTGCGCCGGCGGGGGCACCCGGTCGAGGTGCTGGGCATGGAGGGGTGGCGCAAACCCCTGGCCGTCGCCCGCCTCGCCCGCCGGCTGCGGCGGCTGCGGCCCGACGTCGTGCACGTCCACCTGCTGGCCGCGCAGCTGTGGGGGATACCCGCCGCGCGACTGGCCGGCGTCCCGGTCGTCGTCTCCAGCGAGCACTCCCTGATGGCCGACTCGATCGAGGGACGGCCGCTGACCCCCTGGCTGCGGCGCCTGTACCGGGGGCTGGAGTCGCTGACCGACCACACCGTGGCCGTCTCGGCGACGACGGCGGACCGGCTCGTGGCCTGGGGCGTCCCCCGGGACCGCATCACCGTGGTGGACAACGGGATCGACCTGGACGCCGCCCGTCCCCGGGAGGAGGACCGGCGCCGGGTCCGGGCCGAGCTGGGGGTGGACGACGGGGTGACGGTCCACGTGGTCGTGGGACGGCTGGACCCGGTCAAGCGCGTCGACGAGGTCCTGGAGGCGCTCGCGCCGAGGCTGCGCGGCGGCGGCCACGTGCTGCTCGTGGCCGGTGCGGGCGGGCTGCGGGTCGCGTTGGCGGCCCGGGCCGAGGAGCTGGGGGTCGCGGCGTCCGTGCGCTGGCTGGGGGCGCGCGACGACGTCCCCGCGGTGCTCGCCGCGGCGGACGTCCTCGTCAGCGCCTCGCGCGACGAGACGTTCGGCCTGGCGGTCCTGGAGGCGGTCGCCGGGGGGTTGCCGGCCGTGTTCGTGCAGTGCCCCGCGCTGGAGGAGCTCGGGGACCTGCCCGACGGGGTCGTCCGGGCCGCCGGCGGGGGACCGGAGGCGCTGCGCGGGGCGCTCGACCTGCTCACCGCCCGCGGGCTGCACCGTCGTCCCGTCCCGCCCGCCGTGGTGCAGCGCTACGACGCGCGGCGCACCGCCGCGGCCGTCGACGCCGTCTACGAGGAGCAGCGGGCCCGGTCCCGTCGCGGGCGCCCGGCGCCCGCCTGA